A single Loxodonta africana isolate mLoxAfr1 chromosome 24, mLoxAfr1.hap2, whole genome shotgun sequence DNA region contains:
- the SLC35C2 gene encoding solute carrier family 35 member C2 isoform X1 has translation MGRRALDVAFVWKAVLTLGLVLLYYCFSIGITFYNKWLTKSFHFPLFMTMLHLAVIFLFSALSRALVQCSSHRARVVLSWTDYLRRVAPTALATALDVGLSNWSFLYITVSLYTMTKSSAVLFILIFSLVFKLEELRAALVLVVLLIAGGLFMFTYKSTQFNIEGFALVLGASFIGGIRWTLTQMLLQKAELGLQNPIDTMFHLQPLMFLGLFPLFAVFEGLHLSTSEKIFRFQDTGLLLRVLGSLFLGGILAFGLGFSEFLLVSRTSSLTLSIAGIFKEVCTLLLAAHLLGDQISLLNWLGFALCLSGISLHVALKALHSRGDGGPKPLKGLGSSPDLELLLRSSQQDEEDNEEEEYFVAQGQQ, from the exons ATGGGGCGGCGGGCCCTTGACGTGGCCTTTGTGTGGAAGGCGGTGCTGACCCTGGGGCTGGTCCTCCTCTATTACTGCTTCTCTATCGGCATCACTTTCTACAACAAATGGCTGACAAAG AGCTTCCACTTCCCCCTCTTCATGACAATGCTCCACCTGGCTGTGATCTTCCTCTTCTCTGCCCTGTCCCGAGCGCTGGTGCAGTGCTCTAGCCACAGGGCCCGCGTGGTGCTCAGCTGGACCGACTACCTCAGAAGAGTAGCTCCCACAG CACTGGCAACTGCGCTCGATGTGGGCCTGTCCAACTGGAGCTTCCTGTACATCACCGTCTCTCT GTACACAATGACCAAATCCTCAGCTGTCCTCTTCATCTTGATCTTCTCCCTGGTCTTCAAGCTGGAGGAGCTG CGAGCGGCACTGGTCCTGGTAGTCCTCCTCATTGCCGGGGGCCTCTTCATGTTCACCTACAAGTCCACACAGTTCAACATCGAGGGCTTCGCCTTGGTGCTAGGGGCCTCCTTCATCGGCGGCATTCGCTGGACCCTCACCCAGATGCTCCTGCAGAAGGCTGAGCTTG GGCTCCAGAACCCCATTGACACTATGTTCCACCTCCAGCCGCTCATGTTCCTGGGGCTTTTCCCTCTCTTTGCCGTATTTGAAG GTCTCCATTTGTCCACATCTGAGAAAATCTTCCGTTTCCAGGACACAGGGCTTCTTCTGCGGGTTCTTGGGAGCCTCTTCCTTGGCGGGATTCTCGCTTTCGGTTTGGGCTTCTCCGAGTTCCTCCTGGTCTCCCGAACCTCCAGCCTCACACTCTCTATTGCTGGCATCTTTAAG GAAGTCTGCACTCTGCTGCTGGCCGCACACCTGCTGGGTGACCAGATCAGCCTCCTGAACTGGCTGGGCTTTGCCCTCTGCCTCTCAGGAATATCCCTGCACGTCGCCCTGAAAGCCCTGCACTCCAGAG GTGATGGCGGCCCCAAACCCTTGAAGGGACTGGGCTCCAGCCCTGACCTGGAGCTGCTGCTCCGGAGCAGCCAGCAGGATGAAGAGGACAATGAGGAGGAAGAGTACTTTGTGGCCCAGGGGCAGCAGTGA
- the SLC35C2 gene encoding solute carrier family 35 member C2 isoform X2 has protein sequence MADKALATALDVGLSNWSFLYITVSLYTMTKSSAVLFILIFSLVFKLEELRAALVLVVLLIAGGLFMFTYKSTQFNIEGFALVLGASFIGGIRWTLTQMLLQKAELGLQNPIDTMFHLQPLMFLGLFPLFAVFEGLHLSTSEKIFRFQDTGLLLRVLGSLFLGGILAFGLGFSEFLLVSRTSSLTLSIAGIFKEVCTLLLAAHLLGDQISLLNWLGFALCLSGISLHVALKALHSRGDGGPKPLKGLGSSPDLELLLRSSQQDEEDNEEEEYFVAQGQQ, from the exons ATGGCTGACAAAG CACTGGCAACTGCGCTCGATGTGGGCCTGTCCAACTGGAGCTTCCTGTACATCACCGTCTCTCT GTACACAATGACCAAATCCTCAGCTGTCCTCTTCATCTTGATCTTCTCCCTGGTCTTCAAGCTGGAGGAGCTG CGAGCGGCACTGGTCCTGGTAGTCCTCCTCATTGCCGGGGGCCTCTTCATGTTCACCTACAAGTCCACACAGTTCAACATCGAGGGCTTCGCCTTGGTGCTAGGGGCCTCCTTCATCGGCGGCATTCGCTGGACCCTCACCCAGATGCTCCTGCAGAAGGCTGAGCTTG GGCTCCAGAACCCCATTGACACTATGTTCCACCTCCAGCCGCTCATGTTCCTGGGGCTTTTCCCTCTCTTTGCCGTATTTGAAG GTCTCCATTTGTCCACATCTGAGAAAATCTTCCGTTTCCAGGACACAGGGCTTCTTCTGCGGGTTCTTGGGAGCCTCTTCCTTGGCGGGATTCTCGCTTTCGGTTTGGGCTTCTCCGAGTTCCTCCTGGTCTCCCGAACCTCCAGCCTCACACTCTCTATTGCTGGCATCTTTAAG GAAGTCTGCACTCTGCTGCTGGCCGCACACCTGCTGGGTGACCAGATCAGCCTCCTGAACTGGCTGGGCTTTGCCCTCTGCCTCTCAGGAATATCCCTGCACGTCGCCCTGAAAGCCCTGCACTCCAGAG GTGATGGCGGCCCCAAACCCTTGAAGGGACTGGGCTCCAGCCCTGACCTGGAGCTGCTGCTCCGGAGCAGCCAGCAGGATGAAGAGGACAATGAGGAGGAAGAGTACTTTGTGGCCCAGGGGCAGCAGTGA
- the SLC35C2 gene encoding solute carrier family 35 member C2 isoform X3, with product MTKSSAVLFILIFSLVFKLEELRAALVLVVLLIAGGLFMFTYKSTQFNIEGFALVLGASFIGGIRWTLTQMLLQKAELGLQNPIDTMFHLQPLMFLGLFPLFAVFEGLHLSTSEKIFRFQDTGLLLRVLGSLFLGGILAFGLGFSEFLLVSRTSSLTLSIAGIFKEVCTLLLAAHLLGDQISLLNWLGFALCLSGISLHVALKALHSRGDGGPKPLKGLGSSPDLELLLRSSQQDEEDNEEEEYFVAQGQQ from the exons ATGACCAAATCCTCAGCTGTCCTCTTCATCTTGATCTTCTCCCTGGTCTTCAAGCTGGAGGAGCTG CGAGCGGCACTGGTCCTGGTAGTCCTCCTCATTGCCGGGGGCCTCTTCATGTTCACCTACAAGTCCACACAGTTCAACATCGAGGGCTTCGCCTTGGTGCTAGGGGCCTCCTTCATCGGCGGCATTCGCTGGACCCTCACCCAGATGCTCCTGCAGAAGGCTGAGCTTG GGCTCCAGAACCCCATTGACACTATGTTCCACCTCCAGCCGCTCATGTTCCTGGGGCTTTTCCCTCTCTTTGCCGTATTTGAAG GTCTCCATTTGTCCACATCTGAGAAAATCTTCCGTTTCCAGGACACAGGGCTTCTTCTGCGGGTTCTTGGGAGCCTCTTCCTTGGCGGGATTCTCGCTTTCGGTTTGGGCTTCTCCGAGTTCCTCCTGGTCTCCCGAACCTCCAGCCTCACACTCTCTATTGCTGGCATCTTTAAG GAAGTCTGCACTCTGCTGCTGGCCGCACACCTGCTGGGTGACCAGATCAGCCTCCTGAACTGGCTGGGCTTTGCCCTCTGCCTCTCAGGAATATCCCTGCACGTCGCCCTGAAAGCCCTGCACTCCAGAG GTGATGGCGGCCCCAAACCCTTGAAGGGACTGGGCTCCAGCCCTGACCTGGAGCTGCTGCTCCGGAGCAGCCAGCAGGATGAAGAGGACAATGAGGAGGAAGAGTACTTTGTGGCCCAGGGGCAGCAGTGA